Proteins encoded within one genomic window of Vidua macroura isolate BioBank_ID:100142 chromosome 2, ASM2450914v1, whole genome shotgun sequence:
- the SMAD9 gene encoding mothers against decapentaplegic homolog 9: protein MHSSTPISSLFSFTSPAVKRLLGWKQGDEEEKWAEKAVDSLVKKLKKKKGAMEELERALSCPGQPSKCVTIPRSLDGRLQVSHRKGLPHVIYCRVWRWPDLQSHHELKPLECCEFPFGSKQKEVCINPYHYRRVETPVLPPVLVPRHSEFNPHVSLLAKFRNTSLHSEPLMPHNATYPDSFQHPPCTPFPSSPSHMFSQSPNSISYPNSPESSSGPGSPYQLTVETPPPPYHAREPPGIHNGRSMDAIAESQLVLSLPSGGKSADGEAENFRPVCYEEPQYWCSVAYYELNNRVGETFQASSRSILIDGFTDPSNNKNRFCLGLLSNVNRNSTIENTRRHIGKGVHLYYVGGEVYAECVSDSSIFVQSRNCNYQHGFHPATVCKIPSGCSLKIFNNQLFAQLLAQSVNHGFEVVYELTKMCTIRMSFVKGWGAEYHRQDVTSTPCWIEIHLHGPLQWLDKVLTQMGSPHNPISSVS, encoded by the exons ATGCACTCCAGCACCCCTATCAGTTCCTTGTTCTCCTtcaccagccctgcagtgaaaaggctgctgggctggaaacaaggagatgaagaagaaaagtggGCAGAAAAAGCTGTTGATTCCTTGGTGAAGaagttaaagaagaaaaaaggagccATGGAAGAACTGGAGAGGGCTCTGAGCTGCCCAGGTCAGCCCAGTAAATGCGTCACGATCCCACGTTCCTTGGATGGGCGGCTGCAGGTGTCTCACCGCAAGGGGCTTCCCCACGTCATATATTGCAGAGTGTGGCGCTGGCCTGACTTACAATCTCACCATGAGTTGAAACCACTGGAATGTTGTGAGTTCCCTTTTGgctcaaaacagaaagaagtgtGCATCAACCCCTACCATTACCGGCGGGTGGAAACCCCAG tccTACCTCCTGTACTCGTTCCAAGACACAGTGAGTTTAACCCTCACGTCAGCCTCCTTGCCAAGTTTCGAAACACTTCTCTGCACAGCGAGCCACTGATGCCCCACAATGCCACTTATCCAGATTCTTTCCAGCATCCTCCATGCACCCCTTTTCCATCATCCCCCAGCCACATGTTCTCCCAGTCACCTAACAGCATCAGCTACCCCAACTCACCAGAAAGCTCTTCTGGACCAGGAAGTCCCTATCAGCTCACAG tGGAAACTCCACCTCCACCCTACCATGCAAGAGAACCTCCGGGAATCCACAATGGACGGTCAATGGATGCAATAGCTGAAAGTCAGCTAGTGCTGTCTTTGCCCAGTGGAGGTAAATCTGCCGATGGAGAAGCTGAAA ATTTTCGGCCTGTTTGTTATGAGGAACCCCAATACTGGTGCTCAGTTGCCTACTATGAACTCAACAACCGGGTAGGGGAGACTTTCCAGGCCTCCTCTCGAAGTATCCTTATAGATGGATTTACAGATCCTTCAAATAACAAAAACAGGTTCTGCTTGGGTCTGCTCTCAAATGTAAACCGCAATTCTACTATAGAAAACACTCGGAGACACATAGGAAAAG gtGTTCATCTTTACTATGTCGGTGGGGAGGTTTATGCCGAATGTGTCAGTGACAGCAGTATTTTTGTGCAAAGCCGCAACTGTAACTACCAGCATGGTTTCCATCCAGCCACAGTCTGCAAGATCCCCAGTGGCTGCAGCCTCAAGATCTTCAACAACCAGCTCTTTGCCCAGCTTCTTGCCCAGTCAGTCAATCATGGTTTTGAAGTGGTGTATGAGCTGACCAAGATGTGTACAATTCGAATGAGCTTTGTTAAA ggctggggagcagagtATCATCGCCAAGATGTTACAAGCACGCCCTGCTGGATTGAGATCCACCTGCATGGACCATTGCAATGGCTGGATAAGGTGCTGACACAGATGGGCTCACCTCACAATCCCATCTCCTCAGTCTCTTAA